In Puntigrus tetrazona isolate hp1 chromosome 18, ASM1883169v1, whole genome shotgun sequence, one genomic interval encodes:
- the ehd2b gene encoding EH domain-containing protein 2b encodes MSRWGRKNVKKAPEVIRTVTEGLKSLYRKKLLPLEQYYGFHDFHSPSLEDADFDNKPMVLVVGQYSTGKTTFIKYLLEQDVPGSRIGPEPTTDCFTAIMHGDVEGIIPGNALIVDPNKPFRKLNPFGNTFLNRFQCAQMPNQVLESISIIDTPGILSGAKQRVSRGYDFPAVLRWFAERVDRIILLFDAHKLEISDEFSEAIGALKGNEDKLRVVLNKADMVDTQQLMRVYGALMWSLGKVFGTPEVLRVYIGSFWSEPLMVTDNRKLFELEEEDLFADIQNLPRNAALRKLNDLVKRARLVRVHAHIISYLKQEMPSVFRKDNKKKNLIYQLPVIFSKIQLQHHISPGDFPDCAKMQEQLMVHDFTKFKALKPNLMAMLDELLSADIAKLMPLLRQEEIEAGVQPGVQGGAFLGTRAGPFVEGDPFGEALDENGEVGEEDEEWVVTKDKPKYDEIFYNLAPNEGKLSGTKAKDWMVSTRLPNSVLGRIWKLSDVDRDGMLDDEEFALASHLIEVKLEGHGLPPELPARLVPPSKRRQKGSDA; translated from the exons ATGTCACGCTGGGGACGCAAAAATGTCAAGAAGGCCCCTGAGGTGATCAGGACAGTGACCGAGGGCCTCAAGTCACTCTATCGAAAGAAACTCCTGCCCCTGGAGCAGTACTATGGCTTCCATGACTTCCACTCACCGAGTCTGGAGGACGCCGACTTTGACAACAAACCCATGGTGTTAGTGGTTGGTCAGTACTCCACAGGAAAGACGACCTTTATCAA GTATCTGCTGGAACAGGACGTCCCAGGGAGTCGTATAGGCCCAGAGCCCACCACCGACTGCTTTACTGCTATTATGCACGGAGACGTGGAGGGCATCATTCCTGGAAATGCCCTGATAGTGGATCCCAACAAACCCTTCCGCAAGCTCAACCCCTTTGGAAACACCTTCCTCAACAG ATTCCAGTGTGCTCAGATGCCCAACCAGGTTCTGGAGAGCATCAGTATCATTGACACCCCGGGCATTCTCTCCGGTGCTAAACAGAGAGTGAGTCGAG GATACGACTTCCCGGCAGTTCTCCGCTGGTTTGCTGAACGTGTGGACCGGATCATCCTTCTCTTTGATGCTCACAAGTTGGAGATCTCGGATGAATTCTCAGAGGCCATCGGGGCTCTCAAGGGCAATGAAGACAAACTCCGTGTTGTGCTGAACAAGGCTGATATGGTTGACACCCAGCAGCTCATGCGGGTATATGGAGCTTTAATGTGGTCTCTGGGGAAAGTGTTTGGTACTCCTGAGGTGCTGAGAGTGTACATCGGATCTTTCTGGTCTGAGCCTCTCATGGTAACCGACAACCGAAAGCTGTTTGAGCTGGAGGAGGAAGACCTGTTTGCTGACATACAGAATCTGCCACGCAACGCAGCTCTACGCAAACTTAATGACTTGGTCAAGAGGGCCCGTCTTGTGAGG GTACATGCCCATATCATCAGTTACTTGAAGCAAGAGATGCCATCTGTCTTTAGGAAGGACAATAAAAAGAAGAACCTGATCTACCAGCTCCCAGTCATCTTCTCCAAGATACAGCTACAGCATCATATCTCTCCTGGAGACTTCCCTGATTGTGCCAAGATGCAG GAGCAGCTAATGGTACACGACTTCACTAAGTTCAAAGCCCTGAAGCCCAACCTGATGGCTATGCTGGATGAGTTGTTGTCTGCCGACATTGCCAAACTCATGCCCCTTCTTAGGCAGGAAGAAATAGAGGCTGGAGTCCAACCTGGGGTCCAAGGTGGGGCTTTCTTGGGAACCCGCGCCGGACCCTTCGTGGAAGGTGACCCCTTTggagaggccctggatgaaaaTGGTGAAGTGGGTGAGGAAGATGAGGAATGGGTGGTGACAAAGGACAAGCCCAAGTATGATGAGATCTTCTACAACCTGGCTCCGAACGAAGGCAAACTAAGTGGCACCAAAGCCAAAGATTGGATGGTGAGCACAAGGCTGCCAAACTCCGTGTTGGGCCGCATCTGGAAGCTCTCGGATGTGGATCGCGACGGCATGCTGGATGACGAGGAGTTTGCCTTGGCCAGCCACCTGATCGAAGTGAAACTGGAGGGTCACGGGCTGCCGCCTGAGCTGCCTGCCCGTCTCGTACCTCCTTCCAAACGCCGGCAAAAAGGCTCTGATGCTTAG
- the napab gene encoding N-ethylmaleimide-sensitive factor attachment protein, alpha b, translated as MDNSGKEKEAMALMAEAEKKVKSSQSFFGSLFGGSSKMEDACDLYGRAANMFKMAKNWSAAGNAFSQAALLHLQMQSKHDAATNFIDAGNAFKKSDPQEAINCLNRAIEIYTDMGRFTIAAKHHVTIAEIYESELVDIDKAIAHYEQAADYYKGEESTSSANKCLLKVATYAAQLEQYPKAIEIYEQVATHAMDSTLLKYSAKDYFFKAALCHFCVDMLNAKLAVQKYEEMFPAFSDSRECKLVKKLLDAFEEQNVDAYTDAVKEYDTISRLDQWLTTMLLRIKKSIQEDESDLR; from the exons ATGGATAACTCCGGGAAAGAAAAAGAGGCCATGGCTCTCATGGCTGAAGCCGAGAAGAAAGTAAAGTCATCGCAGTCGTTCTTTGGCTCTCTGTTTGG GGGCTCTTCAAAGATGGAGGATGCTTGTGACTTGTATGGAAGGGCTGCGAACATGTTCAAGATGGCCAAGAATTGGAGTG CTGCAGGAAACGCTTTCTCCCAGGCGGCGCTCCTACACTTGCAGATGCAGAGTAAACACGACGCAGCCACAAATTTCATTGATGCCGGCAATGCCTTTAAAAAATCAGACCCTCAAG AGGCCATAAACTGCCTGAACAGGGCCATTGAGATCTATACAGACATG GGTCGATTTACTATCGCAGCCAAACACCACGTCACTATTGCTGAAATTTACGAGAGCGAACTGGTTGACATTGACAAG GCAATAGCTCACTATGAACAGGCGGCAGACTATTATAAAGGCGAGGAGTCCACGAG TTCAGCCAACAAGTGCCTGCTCAAAGTTGCCACCTATGCAGCTCAGCTGGAGCAGTACCCTAAAGCCATTGAGATCTATGAACAG GTTGCAACACACGCAATGGACAGCACCCTGTTGAAATACAGCGCAAAGGACTATTTCTTCAAGGCAGCTCTCTGCCACTTCTGCGTGGACATGCTGAACGCTAAG CTTGCCGTCCAGAAGTATGAGGAAATGTTTCCAGCCTTTTCAGATTCACGTGAATGCAAATTGGTGAAG AAACTTCTAGATGCCTTTGAGGAACAGAATGTGGACGCATATACTGACGCT GTAAAAGAGTATGACACCATCTCGCGTCTGGATCAGTGGCTCACCACCATGCTGCTTCGTATAAAGAAATCCATACAAGAAGACGAAAGTGATCTTCGCTAA
- the b3gnt2l gene encoding N-acetyllactosaminide beta-1,3-N-acetylglucosaminyltransferase 2: MKKKYMKLLIVALASSFCVVIVFPKLKDVEHGQKDLARIPSVPASTPRKLTTVVISTIKKKTNSAPLNELPPLTISQTFRKDIPKNGAYWNRKLHSLLRQFDSIDNQTDKDPRDKFHCQPESFELLKTNIQDIQSYPPLYGDFLRGMECRDPPLLIDQPKKCASDQIFLLFAIKSIPKHFERRQAVRETWGREGLYENGLRVRTVFLLGRSSADDPSLDKLVSFEAQQFQDLLIWDFQDSFYNLTLKEHVFFKWMLDNCPRVSFVFKGDDDVFANTQAILKHLQSLEPEQATALYTGQVISDASPLRDPKIKYYVPQSFYEGPYPPYAGGGGFLFSGSLLPSLYHVSFYIPFFPIDDVYNGMCFKAIGITAMKHDGFKTFDIREQDRENPCVHKDLLLVHQRNPQQTMRLWRNMHSAMLTC; this comes from the coding sequence atgaaaaagaagtaTATGAAATTGCTCATCGTAGCACTAGCTAGCAGCTTCTGTGTTGTCATCGTCTTTCCCAAGCTAAAGGATGTGGAACACGGCCAAAAAGACTTGGCCAGGATCCCTTCGGTTCCAGCTTCCACGCCTAGAAAACTCACAACTGTAGTGATAAGCACtatcaaaaagaaaactaaCAGTGCTCCGCTGAATGAACTCCCGCCACTAACAATCTCTCAGACTTTCAGGAAAGACATTCCCAAAAACGGAGCCTACTGGAACCGGAAGCTCCATTCTCTCCTACGGCAGTTCGACTCCATCGACAACCAAACGGACAAAGACCCACGTGACAAGTTTCACTGCCAGCCTGAGAGTTTCGAGTTGCTAAAAACCAACATTCAGGATATTCAGTCGTACCCTCCACTTTATGGAGACTTCCTCCGAGGCATGGAGTGTCGAGACCCACCGCTTCTCATCGATCAGCCCAAGAAGTGTGCATCGGATCAAATTTTCCTACTTTTTGCGATCAAATCCATTCCGAAGCACTTCGAGAGGCGCCAGGCGGTCCGAGAGACGTGGGGAAGAGAAGGCTTGTACGAAAACGGGCTTCGGGTACGAACTGTCTTTCTGTTGGGCCGATCGTCTGCGGACGATCCCAGTCTTGACAAACTGGTTTCATTTGAAGCTCAGCAGTTTCAAGATCTCCTCATCTGGGATTTTCAGGACTCCTTTTACAACCTGACCCTTAAGGAGCACGTTTTCTTCAAGTGGATGCTTGATAACTGTCCTCGCGTGTCTTTCGTTTTTAAGGGTGACGATGATGTTTTTGCTAACACTCAAGCGATACTGAAACATCTGCAGTCTTTGGAGCCAGAACAAGCCACAGCATTGTACACCGGGCAGGTGATTTCTGATGCCAGCCCTTTACGGGACCCTAAAATTAAATACTATGTTCCTCAGTCGTTCTATGAAGGTCCTTACCCCCCTTACGCTGGTGGCGGTGGGTTTCTCTTTTCTGGAAGCCTTCTTCCGTCTCTTTACCATGTTTCCTTTTACATACCCTTTTTCCCAATTGATGATGTCTACAATGGGATGTGCTTCAAGGCAATTGGAATCACTGCAATGAAACATGACGGTTTCAAGACCTTTGATATTCGGGAACAAGACCGAGAGAACCCATGTGTGCACAAAGACCTGCTCCTGGTGCACCAGCGTAACCCTCAGCAGACCATGAGACTATggagaaatatgcacagtgcAATGCTGACCTGCTGA